The following are from one region of the Rhipicephalus microplus isolate Deutch F79 chromosome 1, USDA_Rmic, whole genome shotgun sequence genome:
- the LOC119178059 gene encoding uncharacterized protein LOC119178059 isoform X1: MLQNELKTLASRSCCGHQCSTSTNHGAYEHEATHRSIQEKARPLQFMQPSPSSPPPPSPPLPSPPPLWPCSPLSPQGWSATLPLPPPQHLLLPEPPSPSSEQPRMQPCPLMPPVPHPGTTSSGFQEPTSQGLGASDELPLFSPVDNQIHLGNGILLEQEKWAWLLLRPRDSSFCKEATKLLWGVSALHNRSITGAPCRRYVRSENQAPPRRALTPKKLEAVGNAFSKYIAGRPSEVAPIERLRKMN; the protein is encoded by the exons AAACATTGGCCAGCCGTTCCTGTTGCGGCCACCAATGCAGCACATCTACTAACCATGGCGCCTACGAACATGAGGCCACCCACAGGAGCATTCAAGAGAAG gcAAGGCCGTTGCAGTTCATGCAGCCATCGCCATcttcgccaccaccaccatcgcCACCACTACCGTCGCCACCACCACTATGGCCGTGCTCGCCATTATCTCCACAAGGGTGGTCAGCAACGCTGCCTTTGCCACCGCCGCAGCACTTACTGCTACCAGAGCCTCCGTCGCCTTCTTCAGAGCAGCCACGGATGCAGCCATGCCCATTGATGCCACCGGTACCACACCCTGGAACCACTTCAAGTGGTTTTCAAGAACCTACCAGCCAG GGTTTGGGTGCCAGTGATGAACTGCCGCTGTTTTCCCCGGTGGACAATCAA ATTCACCTAGGAAACGGCATATTGCTGGAGCAGGAAAAATGGGCATGGCTGCTTTTGCGTCCGAGAGACAGCTCGTTTTGTAAGGAGGCGACCAAGCTTCTGTGGGGTGTGAGTGCCCTCCACAACAGGAGCATCACAGGAGCCCCTTGTCGGCGCTACGTGCGCTCGGAAAATCAGGCACCACCCAGGAGGGCACTCACGCCTAAGAAATTGGAGGCAGTCGGAA ATGCCTTCAGCAAGTACATTGCTGGGAGACCAAGCGAAGTGGCACCAATTGAGAGGCTAAGAAAAATGAACTGA
- the LOC119178059 gene encoding BEN domain-containing protein 5 isoform X2: MQPSPSSPPPPSPPLPSPPPLWPCSPLSPQGWSATLPLPPPQHLLLPEPPSPSSEQPRMQPCPLMPPVPHPGTTSSGFQEPTSQGLGASDELPLFSPVDNQIHLGNGILLEQEKWAWLLLRPRDSSFCKEATKLLWGVSALHNRSITGAPCRRYVRSENQAPPRRALTPKKLEAVGNAFSKYIAGRPSEVAPIERLRKMN; encoded by the exons ATGCAGCCATCGCCATcttcgccaccaccaccatcgcCACCACTACCGTCGCCACCACCACTATGGCCGTGCTCGCCATTATCTCCACAAGGGTGGTCAGCAACGCTGCCTTTGCCACCGCCGCAGCACTTACTGCTACCAGAGCCTCCGTCGCCTTCTTCAGAGCAGCCACGGATGCAGCCATGCCCATTGATGCCACCGGTACCACACCCTGGAACCACTTCAAGTGGTTTTCAAGAACCTACCAGCCAG GGTTTGGGTGCCAGTGATGAACTGCCGCTGTTTTCCCCGGTGGACAATCAA ATTCACCTAGGAAACGGCATATTGCTGGAGCAGGAAAAATGGGCATGGCTGCTTTTGCGTCCGAGAGACAGCTCGTTTTGTAAGGAGGCGACCAAGCTTCTGTGGGGTGTGAGTGCCCTCCACAACAGGAGCATCACAGGAGCCCCTTGTCGGCGCTACGTGCGCTCGGAAAATCAGGCACCACCCAGGAGGGCACTCACGCCTAAGAAATTGGAGGCAGTCGGAA ATGCCTTCAGCAAGTACATTGCTGGGAGACCAAGCGAAGTGGCACCAATTGAGAGGCTAAGAAAAATGAACTGA